A window of Macrotis lagotis isolate mMagLag1 chromosome 1, bilby.v1.9.chrom.fasta, whole genome shotgun sequence genomic DNA:
atacatctgaggtaaaatttgaactccagggctggtgctctattcactgtacctagctaccccactaagtaatttttataaagaacttATTGAGGGgtagctagttggtacagtggatagagctctgacccaggagtcaggaggacccaagttcaaatctggcctcagatacttcataattgccaagctatgtgatcttgggcaagtcacttaaccccactgccttgcaaaaaaaaaaaaaaaagtacttaatGAAATATCATAAAGGCAGAGGAGGAGAGTATCTTTGAAAGATACCTACAGATTATCCAGCATGATCTATGTGAAAATCTAACCAAAAAGATTGAAAGTCTCTTAGTTCCCCAGGAGAACCATTCTCAAACTCTTCCTTCACTTCTCCCTACAAGGATATTAAGTAGGGGTATTCTAGAGATATTGATAACCATTCTACAATTGCAGgcttaattattttgttaaacagtCAGCTTAGTGTGTCCTACAAAGCAAGACCACTATACTCCTTTCTAAATGTAGTTGGACCCTTAGCCCAATGGCTTCAAGAAACAGAAAAGACAAGGAATTTAAGGAAACCAATAATCTGCCATGTTAGAAATTGATGAACTAtcctggtaaaccctgtggagttacacaccccccccccatttatcagcttctttattatctttttatcaaaccagtcttggtgtttgcaatGTTCTGTTACAGATGAGCAAATATGgagctgtacaccagatctctggaAGTTGTCCaatctttttctgctccactgttgccaactgtgtgttggctcagttttctcctccAAGTTAACAAACTCTTCCCACTCAAGCTAATCTCTTaaaattaattcttctagtattcattttgccttggggctgctgctttggttgaatgtgaatatttagtttagCGAAGATGAGTTTTGGTTTctaattttaatactttttcttgTATACTTCAAACCTACTAACAAGGACAGTTTTTAGACTAGAGAAATTGTGcttaatatttctaaagaaacTGAACAGGAGCTTAAATCATACTTTCATAGAACCAATTCAGAGATGTAGGATAAACCTACTCTTTGCCAAACTATTTTTTGGTCTTCCCAACTCAGACATGctttaaagaaagtgaaaatgcaTCAGGGCCTAAAAaactgtaatttaaaaaaaagtacaattagATTAGTCTGCTCTCGTGTATTTTTCCCTAGCTGAGGAGCACTGGATGAGATTTAGAAAtggagacttaaaaaaaaaaaagtcaaattcagTGAACTAGCCCTAcaaaccaaatatttattaaacatatatatatatatatatatatatagcatgtgATAGGCTTTACAGAGACATGCTTGAGAGAACATGTGTTTCTGCTTTATGGTCACATAATTGGTAGGCATCTGATAGGTAGAATTTCAACAGATTTTCTTattccaaatctaattttttcaCATTGGTAGTAATCTTGGTAGAAATATCAAAGattagaggaggaagggaaaggcaaACAAGACTTCATAGACAATTTTCCAAAGCAGATCACTTCATTACCAACAAAGCTAGGACAGACAGTGAGAGATGCCACTACAATTATAGTTtcatagcaaaaacaaaataaacatatcATGTGCCTAGGGAGAGaaatcaaaaaagtttttaatgttCTTCAAGAAGGATTCTCTCATGCATATGGTAAGATTATGTAGTTCCAGAATCATCCTGAAACAGTTCAGTATACTAGGTGTCTGTACCTGATGCCATTCTACTGGCACTCAGCATGGGGGTCAACAGATAAGATATTCCTTTCAATAGGTAAACAGTAACAGGCAAAGATGGGTGGTGCTTGTTCCTCTTCagaaatgctatccatatccaacGGTATAATAGATAGTTGTCTTCCACTCATGTAATGGATACTTCCAGAAGTATAAACAACATATGTCTGTCCAGAGGAAATTTCAGCAAAGGTGAAAGTCCTCTTTCTATCATCAGATAATTCATACGGATAGTGACATGCTAATAGTCGAGATCCTGCAAGGAAGAAAGGCATCAAAATTGAGCACCTTCTAAGTCAGAAATTATGCTAAGCAATGAAGTTGCAATTACCAGGGTGGGGGGGACCAACTTCTACCCTCAATGAGGGCAATCTTTTTGGGGGAAACACATAAAATTGAAAGCTGTAAATTGAAGTGAGTGTGGGGGTAGATTAGAGAGGTGCCCCTCAAAGGTTCATTGCAGAGAAATCAATGAAGTCCAAAATAAGTGTAATCACTTGGGAAATAAGGAGATATGTCCTTTGCCCCACCCCCTTGAAAAGAAAGGGTACAGGGTACTGGTGATTTGAGGATCAAAGCTGATTAGATATTGTAAGATGAAATTTCCCAATGATGAGGTTCCAGAAGGCATGATAGAGATCAATGAAGTCCAAAATGAGTTCAGGTAAAAATGGACATCAACCTTGTGGATGGTATTCTAGTGTCTTGAGTGATAAGAGATTGTTAGGATTCTATTGTCCTAAAAGAGTAAAATTGGTATGTAGATAGCAAgagcaattagaaaagaatatgctGCAGGTAGAAAAGTCAgatgatcatgaatttcaggtaattccttaaaatttttttactttaattcatTCTCATTATCCACTATCTGTTGAGGCTAGATAATACCATCTTTGTCAACTGTCCTTTCCTTACCTTTTTAGCAATTGTATTCCCCTGGTATTTCTGGAATTTTGACAAATATTgggttaaaattaaaattctactaTACAAAACAATGGCAGAGTAGTcagatttttccccccaattatataaagatagttttcaaaattcatccatttgcaagttcaTGAATGCTACATTTCTCTACCCCCTCCTTCTTTACTTTCCCCCTTCCTATAGAGGTGTATGATCTGGTAAAAGCTGTATGTGTACAATCATATTGAACATTTCCATTTTAACCATGctataaaagagggaaaaaagaaagaaaaagcattaaagtttaaaaaaaaaatcaacacaataTGTTTTGTCTGCATTTAGAATCATAGTTTTTCCCCCTCtagatgtggatgatatttttctATAACAGggctctcaggattgtccttgatcactgaactgctctGAGGTTCAGAATCCATTGcagttggtcatctcacaatgttaatgtgaataatgttctcttggttctgttcacttcactcagcatcagatcatgtaaggCTTTCCATGCTTCTATAAATTCTGGCCACTTGAGCTTTCTCAAAGAACAGTAATActcaataatattcatataccatagcctGTTGAGGCATTCCCCCAATTAATGAgaatctcctcaattttcaattctttgccactacaaaatgaactgctataaatgtttttgaaaatgagggacttgtcctgttttttttctaagtGATCTTTTGAGGATATAGAccgagtagtggtattgctagatcaaagggtatgcacagttttattgccctttggacatagctccaaattgctctccagaatggttggaccgaAAGAGAGCAGtagtctttcattttttccccccatatcctttccaaaattgatccttttttctttgttattttagccctttttcctttgttattttcgccaatctgataggtgtgaaaaagtatctaagaattgttttaatttgcatttctcttatcaataatgataaaGAACATTTTCTCATGTGATGatagttctaatttcttcatctgaaaattgccttttcatagcctttgactattcatcaattggaaaatgatttatgatcttataagtttgactcaattttctatccatttcagaaataaaacctttatcagaaacactatctgtgaaaattgtttcacaactttttgcattccttctaatcttgcttgCATTGGTTTTAATTGtacaaaaactttaatttaatgtaggCAAACTTATTCGTTTTTCAATTTACGTTCTCTATCTTCTTTGGTCACGAACTCCTCCCCTtcctatagatctgacagataaaattatttcttgttctcctatttGACATCTGGtatcatccttttatttttaaatcctgtactcatttgaccttattttggtttaaGGTATAGGATGTAAGTCTAGACCTAATTTTTGCCACATAAGTTTCTAGTTTCCCCAACattattgagttcttatcccaaagcTAGAAcagttagctttaacaataaatCAACATAGTCATTGActtgtttcttttatacctaatctattccactaatccactcctctgtttcttagccagcatcaggcagttttgataactgcagctttataatatagtttgaagaACTGGTATAGCTAAGTCACCTTCCTTTGTGTCATTTTCCCCATTGAATTTCTTGatctttgttcttccagatgagttttattactattaattctgtaaaatgggtttttcctagtttgattggtatggcactgaataagtgatttaatttaataagattatcatttttattataatattttggcctaaccatgaacaattgacatttccTCCCAGTTGTTTTAGTCTGACTTTATTCTgtcaaaaatgttttgtaattgtgttcttagagttttcaaatattttatgttacatgcagttattttaaaaagaatttttctatctctagctGCTTGGATTTGtaggaaatatatagaaatactgatgatttctgtggttttattttataaacctgcaactttaaaaaagcatttgaaagaacaaatttagtaaagttgattttctagtttttctgagTATACCATCTTATCAATAAACTCTAAAAATTCTCTAgaaccagatgaatttacaagtaaattctatcaaacttgATAGAATAATTAactctaattctatataaactatttgaaaaaaaaaaatgagttctgcCAGATTCCTTCATGACCCCAGCATGGTGCTGATATTCAAGTCAGAAAGAGCAGACAAAAACTGAGTAAGGTGCTTGGTTTCCACAGTGAAAAGCCTAAGATACATGATAAAGACTGGGGTCTGTCTGAGGCCGTTGTACTTACATGCAGGTATGTGAGAATAAATCAAAAGGGAAGCCAAAGGAATTGATCCCAACCAATCTCAGAACTAGGAGAAGTCTCCCCAACCAGAACAGATCTGAGATTACTCTGGGCCTGCTTAATCTAGCCCTGAGTTGACCTAGGGTCTCTGACCTCGGCGAGTATGCTTGCTtaataaaatatgtgtgtgtgtgtgtgtgtgtgtgtgtgtgtgtgtgtgcgcgtgtatatctttctctctccatatatatggagagagaaagagagatacatatatatactgtACACTCCCCCTGAACTTATCAGCATAATGACCAAGACAGGAAAAACATAAGTGGTTTGGGGTAAGTGTTTTGATTATATTGTAACCCTGATGACTCAGACCAAAGGCTGGctcagaggagaagaaaaagccTTTCAAATTGCATATAAGACTGAACATTGTCACAATTTGGAGTCTTTCCCTCTAAGGGAACTGGTCCTTTTCTATTGAACAGTTAATTtacataaatacattttaatcacttttttttaattatgagtcATATGTAACAAAAACTATAatccaatctccctaatgaaaattgatgcaaaaaatttaagattttagcagattacaacaagttatcactaggataatatactatagTCAAGTAAAAATTTATACCAGATATACAGaaatggtttaatattaggaaaacaatcggTATTTTAACCACAACAATGacaaaattaagagaaatcaTGAACAATAGAGGCTGAAAAGGTCCTTGACAAAAAATAGCACCCTTCCTACTGAAGACACTAGAAAGcataaaaatagttttccttaaaataagcagtatctatccaaCACCATCAGCAAACACCATACGTAAAGGAAATAAACTCATAACActtccaataagattggggtgaaacaaaaatgccccattatcaccactactatacaatatttgtattattattgttagcattagcagtaagagaagaacttgaaggaattagaatgggcaatgaagaaacaaaacttcactctttacagatgatatgattatatacttacagaaccctagaaaaatcaccttaatcaacttaaaaactacttgaaacaatgaacaatttgagcaaagttgcaggatataaaaaaaataaaaccacctAAATCATCAGCATTGCTAATAAAGCCCAGGAGCAAAGAGATAAGagagatttcatttaaagtagctataagcaacataaaatatttgtaccTTTACCTCCAAAGACAAATCCAGAATctacatgaacacaattacaaaatacttttcacacagaCCTAAAACTGGAAAAACAAGAATCTTTCACagttagactgagctaatataattaaaatgacaattgtacccaaattaaataatttctaacatagtaccatacaaatcaaactcccaaaatctcatttttatagagCTAATaacagcaaaattcatctggaaaaacagaaGTTCAATATcgagggaaataataaaaaaaatacaaaagaaggtggtctagctataccagatctaaaaccacATTATAAAATCAACATTCATCAAAAACTGgcactaagaaatagagaagtagatgAAAAtaaggatttacacataaagggtgaTTCCATAGACCAATAAAATGTACAAGAaatatgtcagatctatggagaagaaaTTTGTGAGCATTGTTCATCTGAGCCATGACAAGTTCTTTTTAGCTAACCCATTCCAAATGGCATCATTAATgtgattatttttcattatcattttgaACCAGACCTGTGGTTTCACAGAGTAGGTCATGCCTTCTGGCAAAGGCATGAAGATTGGTGACAATTCTACAGCTTTTATCCTGGTACATATAAGCAATATATTTCTATCAATCAAGAGAGCCAAAAAATATATTACTCACCCTTCCGAAGGAAGCCCAAACTTAAATTCATAGCCAAAAAGCTGAAACTTACCTTGAAATTTCCTGAGAAATTTGCTTAAATCCAAGCAATAAGAATCACTCAGTTGTGGGGTGAAAGGTTCTGGCCTTTGTAGTAGCAGTGACTCACTCCTATAAAGAAGACTCAGTTACTATTCCTGTTCatcaacttttatttcttctttattgccAAGAGTTTCCTTGGACTGTACTAAACAGTCAATATTTTGCTTTCCTATGAAAGCCCTCCCAAAGTTCTCACATTATATCTTTCCTTAAAATGTGAACATACCTGCTCAAAGTGTCTCCTATGTcctaggagagaaaagaaaagaatataggtTGGTAGATTACAtgaattggtttaaaaaaaaaaaaaaaaaaaaaaaaaaaaacttggtcaCTATGTAAATGGAGGTTGATGAAGGAGAGTCAATGACAACTGAAGTTAGAGCCTAGGGTGACTAAAAAGACAAGAAACAGATAAATTGAGTGGAAAATAAAATCTCTTGTTATATATTTGTCaatcagggttagggttattgaTACTTTGTATAGATCCCAATATAACTGCCCCACAAGAGTAGATTTTCTTACCTGCAGCAGGTCCCCATCTgacatttgagatttttcttccaATATTTTTGTCATGTCCTTTAGTTTTTTGCTATGGTGAAACAATTGTCGTCTGCTCCTGTTCCTTTTCTGgaagttttttatttcttcctgggccTCATGATCCTTCAGATTCTGGAacatctcattttcctcctcatcCAGCTCCACAAGACTGTGTACATCCTCTTCTTCATCACTCAGAAATTCACTTATTTCCTGAAATTTTTCCTCAAGTGTTTCTCTTGACATATCCACTTGTTCCTACAGTGGGACACATTCATCAAATGTTAGTAATGTATAGAGTAACAAGTGACTTTGATTAAATCTCACCTTGATTGTCTAGTTTGTGTGACATTTACTGGAATTAACACCATTCCAAGAAGATTCAGAAAGCATGGATTTGAGTCCCTATTCTTTCACCATCTAACTAGTAAACTTGAGGATATTCATAAACCTTCCTGCCTTAGAGTTTCATCATTAAAATGctacaaaggggcagctaggtggcacagtggatagaacatcggccctggagtcagcagtacctgggttcaaatccagcctcagacatttgataattacctagctgtgtggccttgggcaagccacttaaccccattgccttgcaaaaaaaaaagtccttaaaaaaattaaaataaaaataaaaataaaatgctacaaAGATCTATGCTCAAGAATGGAATtctggagggagagaaaataattccagtgaggaaaaaaagggaaaatttatcTAGGATACAGAACATAACTGCTCTAAAATTTCACTGTTCAGTTCAGATTTTTAAGGTGAGGGGAATGGTATAGAAGATAAAATGCAAAACCATCTGAGAGAGCTTTTGCTTGGGGTGGATAAGATGATAAGTAATAACAACTGAAAGTAtagcttattatttcttattttgtttctattttctctatcaaagaaaattATCCTTACCCTagaaatgatagaataaatatGGCTGATAGGTTGGCTAATACTCAAGATGAATAAGGAGATAGTTGAAGAATACAAAGTTATAGGATACTAAAGTGGTGACTGATTCTCaagaaaattctagaaaggaTCCTTTAAAAGAAACCtgatataaaaaataatctgGAATAAATAGTGTGAAATAAACATTGGATTTAGACCATATTCACCTAGCTTGTTATAAACAACACATAATTATAAGAACTTAGAGTGATTAAagtatctttattaaaaaaaaaaaaaaaaagaggggcagctaggtggcacagtggatagagctctggccctggagtcaggagtaccagagttcaaatctgaccttagacactttggaaaagccacttaaccccatttgccttgcaaaaaaaactgaaaaaaaaaaaatttaaaggctttcttcttccctctgagCCAGCCTTTGGTCTGAACTGCCAGGGTTACAATCAATATGCCTACCCCATACCACTCTCCAGTAATGTATTCCCTGCCCTGGTCATTATACCAATAAGTACAAGGGAACATATAGTAATGTGTGGACGTCATTAAGCAAGCACACTTGCAAAGGTCAAGGACCCCAAGTCAACTCAGGACAAGATGGAGCAATTGAGGGTCAATTCTTTTATCTCCCCTTTTATCTTGTACTCATATACCTACATGAAAGCACAACAGCCATAGGTAGACCCTAGTCTTTATCATGTATACCTTAGACAGTCTCCACGTGTAAACCAAAATATCCTACATTTCTTACAATCCCCAATTTTTTTGAATTAGAATTTGGTATCCATaccttattagtgatttcttcCTTAAATCACTATtctcaggacagctaggtggcacagtgaatagagcactggccctggagtcatgggaaccagagttcaaatctgacctcagatacttattacctaggAACTTCTTAATATACTTTATTCAGACCAAAACTATTATTTTCATCTCTAGCAATAAGATTCTGGCACttattataatttacattttgccttattcaTTATTATGTTGCTATACATACTTCATTCTACCAAAATAACCTTCCATAGTTGTTTTACTATGAGTTAATTCATTGAAATTGTGAAGCTAACTTGAgtttacaatatatatatatatatatatatatttgacaatcTTCTTGCTACCAAGAGTATTCAGCAAGTGACTTACGATATTAATTTTTGCTCTTATTATAATGATTCAAACATTCTTAACTAAAATGAATTTCTCTCAAATATTTCTAGGTACACTATTATTCTTCTACTGATGTACTCCAGTGATTCACATTCTTTTCCTTAAATTAGAACTTTAGACTGCTATTGTACAGAATCATAGTGAGACTGCAAAAACTTCTTATCCTTCTTACTTAAATATCCtcttaatataaaaattaaaggatcttCAGTTTTGTCAGACTATAGCTGACAGCAAGTGACAAAACCCATAACACTTCACCTATTTGGCTTAAAATCCAAATGACCTCAAATTTCTATATCCAATATGCTTATAACAGTTTACTTTAAAGatagaggacaaagaaaaattcctttgtagatataattttgaaagtcagtttccaggcagaggtcatgagGATAATCAAATGTCTTAAGTAAGATTTTAAGTCTACCAAGTGAGACATTATTTCTCAAATGTGATATTTGGATAAAGTCTAAAAGTGTCCAACCTCAGACAGACATCACTGGAAAGCCATTACATCAACTTTGCATTCCAATACCCCTGTCACCTGTATTTTACAGGGCCCCCATTAGGCTTTTTGGTTCCAAAAGAACATTGACTCAATACAACTTCCTTTGCTGACCATAGTGGTATCAGACACAGAATAGAACAGAAAGCCAATTTAGAGTCCCATAATCTAAATAGTAACCACCTAATGAGAACTTCAAGTGAATCCAGTTTACAGggattaaatacaaattataatcTTGATGAGGTTCCGATTAATGATCCCCTTCCCCATCACCCAGATCTGGCCTGAGTGTCGCTCCTAGATTCCTACCAAAACTAGGAACTCCAACCATGACTGGTCCTATATCCCCTGTGTCCCTGCCATCAGAACACACTAAATAAGACCCATTCCAATCTCACGTTCATGACTGCTCAAAAGATCAGTCAAGCTCTTCCAGCATGTGGAGCTTTAACATGCAAAAACCCCTTTCATAGGCCTGTGCCATAACTCAACTAAAAGGTCTgacccttcctcctctctccctttgcAAAGATGGCATGTCAAATGTGTCTCCTGGTTTGAGAGGTGCCCCCCCCCGCAACGTGCTATATTATACAgcaaataaatgcctcctttgacTAGGAGATTGCCCATCATCTCCTGGATTCATTTTCTGGCCTTCTATATCAGTTTTCTTCCCCATCATTCTCATATCCCAATTAGCTAGAGATTATCACAGAAAAGTCTtaaattatcatctttttttaatgttattcaggtttacttcaaagcaaaaaaaCTGTAGTTTTGTGATAAATAACCACAACAATCCCAATTTatatatgtaactggaaaatttcTATAAAGAAAACTTACATTAGATCTGCTTACCTATTAGCCATGCTTAAAATACAGATCattgctttcagaattctttcaaatcattggaatattttaaatgactttagaTTTTCACCATGTATTATTAATTCCAAATGTAACAAGACAATAGTAATAGTTGGTTGGTCTTGTTGACAAACTTTAGAActtgggagacattggcacaggatcACCCGGCACGGTGTGCCATCATAAGTAAGTGTGCTACATTCTATGAGAACATCAGAATTgaggcagctcaaaggaaatgacatacataagtttaaagTACCcagcccaggtgttcacatggactatttgtgccctagCTGTGATAAAGCATTCTgagctcgtattggtctgatcagctagtCAGACActctaatttgtctcaaacatagtgatgtcattttggtcttcttagattatgaaatacaaaaaccAACCATACCAACAAATTGTCTAAAAATTTCAGGGATCCCAGAGGGGGTTGtgatttttgatatttccccCCATTATTCCTACAAAAGAATCAATTAATTCCAGGCTTCAACACTATTGCTCCAAATGACTTATATTTTCACAATAGATAAGTGAATAATTATAGGTACAAAATACCTCTCTGCAGTTACAAAAGTAGATCACATAACTGAAAGACTTCATCttactcatcaataagttaccttactgGAAGCTACACAATTTTTAATTGCCCAACCATTCATCAGAACCCCTCACACTTATCCTATACTAGTGAAAAGCATCTTTCCAGTTTGCTGTCCACTATCCCTCTGAGTTTGCAATTAATGAGGGAAATCTATagtcttgacttctttaaaattgaacatataaTTATTAGTTTATATTAAACTTAATGTTTCTATGTTGACATCTCATTTCCttataacaaaacaataaaaaggttCTTAATTAAGGTTAACCTTATAActtaatatcttaatttttttaacatttgtttcaCATTCTTGTTTACCTCTTATTCAAATACACTATTtctcaaagagaaaatgaaatattcttacATATAATCAATATTAGGTTTAGCATTGCAACAAATTAGCTTACAGATTTGAGAATTTAATAGGtccaaaatgtaaataaatgccTTTTACAAAACCCTCTCCTGAAAGAGTTTCTATGTAAAAATTCCTGCTATTAAAAGgacaattataaaattttaaacattatatTAATTGGACACCTGTAACAGACCTCTTAGTTATTTggccttgaaataaaaaaaaatatgtctttttAAAGTAGTTTACATAGATCCCTAAGTCTGTTTCACATGCAATAAATCCTAATTACCACATCACTTCCAAATACTACCTTACTTGAACTTCAGTGTTTCAATAAGTTCAAAGCCTTAATATCTACTCTAATACAGTTTTTCCTATAGCACTAGAAGTAAACCCTCATTTCCATTTGACTTACATCCCCAAAAATCTagtttaaaaaatggaatgggagTAGGAGCATATGATGCTTTAAGCCATGTGGTCAGAGCAGAGGAATCAATTTAACTCAAACTTCTCTCAAGAACTTATTCTTCTACTGATATTAGTATCAGTATTCAGGGTCTAGGGTCTGCCTATGACTGATGTGCATACATActtctaaaatgtattttatcaTATGCAGTTTGAGAGgctctctcctcccctctgagCCAGCCATTTCCTGAGCACTGCTCAAAGAATAAAGTTTATCCTCTATGTCCAAAGTATTTCTCAGTTTTTTTGTagcaacaaagaattagaaactgaaaagGAATGAGGTTAATCAGAAAATGACTGAccaattatagtatatgaatataatgtataTTACTCTCTAAAATACAAACATACCCACATATGAAGTGACCAAAATGAACCTGTTTCAAATTagcatctttctttttaaacCCAGAGGGATTTTCTTTTCAAGACTTCAAGTCTCCCAGCCCCCCCCACCATTTTCACTAAGGAGCCTCCAAGATGCATGCGGTAGTCTATGTTGCTATAGAAATGCACAAGTGAGTCTGACCACCTTTAAGAAATTAGACTATTTTAAATTCCTTTGAATTCAAGCAAATTAAGGCTGAACTGTGAAACTTAAAGGCTCATCCTCTAGGGCCAGTTGTTTTATGATCAGCACCACAATTTTAAATCCCCAAATATTTAGTTTtgagaatctattttttttattagtaattttaacttATCCCG
This region includes:
- the LOC141488823 gene encoding tripartite motif-containing protein 43-like; protein product: MASKEMIPDAQDLLTCSICQVSLPDLSTKACGHSFCRSCLSDINEILMPFCCREYMEVSQSQTFKGISRKSNLALIVKKHQSYPEEPPKCERHQEAQKLFCMNDQISLCTSCSKSQEHEAHEVCPLEKAAEDYRKRLQENLTLLSENLKAVNKLILEEKEFPRTWAVVWTEQVDMSRETLEEKFQEISEFLSDEEEDVHSLVELDEEENEMFQNLKDHEAQEEIKNFQKRNRSRRQLFHHSKKLKDMTKILEEKSQMSDGDLLQDIGDTLSRSESLLLQRPEPFTPQLSDSYCLDLSKFLRKFQGSRLLACHYPYELSDDRKRTFTFAEISSGQTYVVYTSGSIHYMSGRQLSIIPLDMDSISEEEQAPPIFACYCLPIERNILSVDPHAECQ